CTTTTTCTGGTGTTAATAATACTGCACACAAAATTTGTAAGGCTTCATTTTTTGCTCCTTGAGGTGTAATTGAACCTTTTAGTTTATGACCGCCTTCTATTTTAAAAGTCCCCATTATTGATTGTTAGGTTTTTTAGTTGTGGTTATTCTATTTGATTTAATATGATAAATTAATAGGTTTATATAAACCTTTACATATCATTATCTTTTCCTACGATTCTTATTTGAATTATTTTTATGCTTATTCGTAGGTTTATTTGTAGATTTATTTGTAGGCTTTTTCCTTAATAAATTTTTAATTTCAGATAAAGTTTCATCTGAAGTACTTAAATTTATTTTTCCATGAGAAAGTTCTGCTAAATGTTTAAATATAACATCATCATCAACGGTATCTTTATTCCAATTAAGAAAGCATTTTTTCATGTGGTTAGCAATCGTAAAAATAAGAGCTTCTTTAAGTTCTCCTTCTTCCCATGTCAATGCAGTATCTATCATAGTCTGAATATTATGACCATAAAATTTATATTTTGATGCTGCTTTTGGATAATCTAACTTATCTGGTTTTGCTGTTAATTCAGCTTGCGATGGAGTTGTATAAGGAGAATCTGCATCCAACTTAAAATCAGACATGATAAAAAGCTGATCCCATAATTTATGTTTAAAATCTGGAACATCTCTTAAATGCGGTTGCAAATTACCCATTACATCAATAATGGCATTCGCCATTTCGTTACGTTTTTCTTTTGTTTCTAACTTAATACAATGGTTCACAAGCTTCTGTACATGTCTACCATATTCCGGTATTATCAAATGCTCTCTCGCTGAATTGTATTCTAAATCGTAGTCAATCATAGTAATATATATGTAGTACCCTAACGGATATTTTTAAAAAGTATTTTTATAGTATGCACAAAGAAACAATTATTTGTTTAAAGCATAGTGTTTTAACCTAAAATTTTAAGTTTGGCAAATTGTAATAGTAATTTTTTACTTCCAACTGAATCAAAGTTTATTTCAGCTTTCTTATTAGAACCAACACCTTCTAAGTTAACAACTTCACCCTTACCGAACTTGGTATGCTCAACTACATTACCAACGGTAATATTGCTATCAAATAGATTTTGGTTAATATTACTTACCTTTTTTAGGTTTTTTGGTGTACTTATCTGTATCGTTTCTGGAGTTGATTTTTGTTTACCTTTAGGTTTAACCACCTCTCTTTTTACAGGTTTTTTAAAGCGAACTTTATCTTGAGGAACATCACCAAAAATATCTTCATTAATAAATTTATTAATATTTGGAGAAACCTTTGGCGTCATAAAATCGATATACTTATCGTCTATTTCTTCTAAGAATCGGCTTGGTTCACAATCTACTAGTTTACCCCATCGGTATCTTGAATGTGCATATGATAAATAGGCCTGTTTTTCAGCCCTAGTTAGAGCTACATAAAACAAACGACGCTCTTCTTCCAGTTCACTTCGCGTGTTCATACTCATCGCTGAAGGAAATAAGTTTTCTTCCAAACCAACAATATATACATATTGAAACTCTAATCCCTTTGCCATGTGCACAGTCATTAAAGAAACACTATCAACATCCTTGTTTTTTTCATTATCTAAATCAGTAGCTAAGGCCACATCTTCAAGAAAGTAAGCAAGTGAAGTATCTGTTTTTCTTTCTTCTCCGTCTTCTTTTTCCTCGTTTTGCTCGTCAATAAAATCTTTAATTCCGTTTAATAATTCTTGAACATTTTCAACTTTACTAACCGCTTCTGGAGCTTCATCCTTTTCTAACTCCTTAATTATTTTGGTTTGTTTTACAACAAAATCAGCAACTTCAAACGCATTCTTAGTTTCTGCTTCTATCTGAAAAGTCTTCACCATCGTTACAAAATTATGTAGTTTTAATTTTGTACTTGCATTAATTTTCACATCGACTTTATCGATATTTTCAAGAATTTCAAAAATAGATTTTTTATAATGATTAGCAGCAACACTTAATCTTTCAATTGTAGTTTGACCCACTCCCCTTGCCGGATAATTTATTACACGTTTTAAGGCTTCTTCATCATTAGGATTTACAATTAAGCGTAAATAAGACAATATATCTTTAATTTCTTTACGTTGATAAAAGGATAATCCACCAAATATTCTATAGGTAATATCTTTTTTTCGTAAAGCATCTTCAATAGCTCTTGATTGAGAATTCGTTCGATACAAAATGGCAAAGTCTTCATTTTTGAGTTGATGATTCATCTTATTATCAAAAATTGAATTCGCCACAAAACGACCTTCTTCCCCTTCTGAAAGGGTACGCATTATTTTTACTTTTTCCCCCTTATCATTATCTGTCCAAATTTCTTTATCTAATTTGGTTTTATTTTTATCAATAACACTATTGGCAGCTTCTACAATATTACTAGTAGATCTATAATTTTGCTCTAATTTAAAAATCTTAACCTCTTCGTAATCCCGTTGGAAATTTAAAATATTTTGAATATTTGCTCCCCTAAAAGCATAAATACTTTGAGAATCATCACCAACTACACAAATATTTTGAAACCGATCTGCTAAGGCTCTCACAATTAAATATTGAGAGTGATTGGTATCTTGATACTCATCAACCATTATATATCTAAATCTATCTTGATACTTCGCCAAGACATCAGGAAAACGTGTTAAAAGCTCATTGGTTCTCAACAATAAATCGTCAAAATCCATCGCACCTGCTTTAAAACAACGATCTACATACTGCTGATAAATCTCACCTATTTTAGGACGATTTGCCATTTTATCTGTCTCTTGCAATTCAGAATTAGCATAATAGGCCTTTACTGTAATAAGACTGTTTTTAAAAGAAGAAATACGGCTCAACACTTGTTTTGACTTATATCTATCTTTGTCTAACTGCATTTCTTTTATAATCGTAGAAATCAGTCTAACAGAATCTTGCGTATCGTAAATAGTAAAATTTCTAGGAAAGCCTAATTTATCTGCTTCTGATCGTAAAATTCGAGCAAAAACAGAGTGAAAAGTACCCATCCATAAATTTTTAGCTTCACTATCTCCCACCATTTTGGCAATTCTATTCTTCATTTCACGGGCCGCCTTATTTGTAAAGGTTAATGCCAAAATGCTGAAAGAGTCCACTCCTTGCTTCATCAAATGAGCAATTCTGTACGTCAAAACACGGGTTTTTCCAGAGCCGGCACCCGCTATAATAATCATAGCACCATCTTTTTGTACAACGGCAGCTCGCTGAGCTTCATTTAATTCTTCTAGGTAGTTCGTCACAAAGTGTATTTTTGAGTGCCTCAAAAATACAATTGTAATTGCTTTATAGCAATAATATCGAGTTAAAATTATGAATAATGATTTATGTAAAACAATTATTTAAAAATTTAACAAAAAAAAGCATAACCACAAGCTAAACTAAATGTTTATATACCAACTGGTTACACTTTTTAAAACATAATAAACATATTAAAAAAAAATGCTATCTAATTATCTTGTCTATCTTGAATGTCCATGCATAATTACTTTTAGGGTTACTTCTCAGTTTCTCTGGAATAATTACTTTAAACCCTTTATCTAATTTTTCCCATTTAAGCCTTGTGTTTGAGCCTAACATTGTGATTTTAGCACCTCTTTTAGGGGTAATTGATGTAACTATTATCTCACTAGGCATTGTACTCTCATTTTCCTCTGCCAAATAAAAGAAAAAGACATTTTCCTTTTTATTTTGCGTAAAGCAAATATTATTTTCTTTAAAAGGAGCAATAGGCTTGGTATTATAAATGGCTGAACCGTTAACATCAATCCAATCTTCATATTCTTTAAGTAAATCATATGCTCCCTGTTGCCAAGTTCCATCAGGACCTGGAGCTATATTCAATAATAAATTACCTCCTTTCGCAACTATATCAACTAACATTTGAACTCCTTCTCTTCCACTTTTATAGGTTGCATTGAAAGTATGTGACCAACCACCACCAGATATAATACATGACTCCCATGGGTAAGGTAATGTTTTATCAGGAACTCT
The nucleotide sequence above comes from Aureibaculum algae. Encoded proteins:
- a CDS encoding ATP-dependent helicase, whose amino-acid sequence is MTNYLEELNEAQRAAVVQKDGAMIIIAGAGSGKTRVLTYRIAHLMKQGVDSFSILALTFTNKAAREMKNRIAKMVGDSEAKNLWMGTFHSVFARILRSEADKLGFPRNFTIYDTQDSVRLISTIIKEMQLDKDRYKSKQVLSRISSFKNSLITVKAYYANSELQETDKMANRPKIGEIYQQYVDRCFKAGAMDFDDLLLRTNELLTRFPDVLAKYQDRFRYIMVDEYQDTNHSQYLIVRALADRFQNICVVGDDSQSIYAFRGANIQNILNFQRDYEEVKIFKLEQNYRSTSNIVEAANSVIDKNKTKLDKEIWTDNDKGEKVKIMRTLSEGEEGRFVANSIFDNKMNHQLKNEDFAILYRTNSQSRAIEDALRKKDITYRIFGGLSFYQRKEIKDILSYLRLIVNPNDEEALKRVINYPARGVGQTTIERLSVAANHYKKSIFEILENIDKVDVKINASTKLKLHNFVTMVKTFQIEAETKNAFEVADFVVKQTKIIKELEKDEAPEAVSKVENVQELLNGIKDFIDEQNEEKEDGEERKTDTSLAYFLEDVALATDLDNEKNKDVDSVSLMTVHMAKGLEFQYVYIVGLEENLFPSAMSMNTRSELEEERRLFYVALTRAEKQAYLSYAHSRYRWGKLVDCEPSRFLEEIDDKYIDFMTPKVSPNINKFINEDIFGDVPQDKVRFKKPVKREVVKPKGKQKSTPETIQISTPKNLKKVSNINQNLFDSNITVGNVVEHTKFGKGEVVNLEGVGSNKKAEINFDSVGSKKLLLQFAKLKILG
- a CDS encoding DUF4290 domain-containing protein, yielding MIDYDLEYNSAREHLIIPEYGRHVQKLVNHCIKLETKEKRNEMANAIIDVMGNLQPHLRDVPDFKHKLWDQLFIMSDFKLDADSPYTTPSQAELTAKPDKLDYPKAASKYKFYGHNIQTMIDTALTWEEGELKEALIFTIANHMKKCFLNWNKDTVDDDVIFKHLAELSHGKINLSTSDETLSEIKNLLRKKPTNKSTNKPTNKHKNNSNKNRRKR